From Lolium perenne isolate Kyuss_39 chromosome 5, Kyuss_2.0, whole genome shotgun sequence, a single genomic window includes:
- the LOC127300686 gene encoding lysine histidine transporter-like 8: MAAMAEGAGEPELVSIPATPRGLSTPEGLSTPPVRRGGAATSGAGTPVRRVVEGLRGYLEDVGHLTRLNPQDAWLPITESRSGNARYAAFHSLNAGLGFQALLIPLAFPALGWSWGIISLTVAYFWQLYTLWILVKLHEAVPGRRYNRYVELAQAAFGEKLGVWLALFPTIYLSAGTATALILVGGETMKLFYQIVCGPLCLPSPISTVEWYLVFTSLSVILSQLPNLNSIAGVSLIGGATAIMYCTMSWVLSASQQRPSTVSYEPAKYTSFGSSLFSTMNALGIIAFAFRGHNLALEIQATMPSTFKHPAHVPMWRGAKAAYLLIAMCIFPVAIGGYWAYGNMASTSIILLHIHHPVVLHLRIIGPSVRCFSCLQIPPGGILTALYVFHSHDISRGLLAATFLLVVFNCLSSFQIYSMPVFDSFEAYYTGRTNRPCSVWVRSGFRVFYGFISLFIGIALPFLSSLAGLLGGLTLPVTFAYPCFMWICIKKPEKFSFSWYLNWGLALLGTAFSVASSVGGVWSIVNTGMKLKFFKPN, from the exons ATGGCGGCAATGGCGGAGGGCGCGGGGGAGCCGGAGCTGGTGTCCATCCCGGCGACGCCGCGGGGGCTGTCCACGCCGGAGGGGCTCTCCACCCCGCCGGTCAGGAGGGGAGGGGCGGCCACCAGCGGCGCCGGGACGCCGGTGCGGCGGGTCGTCGAGGGGCTGCGCGGCTACCTGGAGGACGTGGGCCACCTCACGCGCCTCAACCCGCAGGACGCCTGGCTCCCCATCACCGAGAGCCGCAGCGGCAACGCGCGCTACGCCGCATTCCACTCCCTCAACGCCGGCCTCGGCTTCCAGGCGCTCCTCATCCCACTCGCCTTCCCCGCACTCGGATG GAGCTGGGGAATAATATCGTTAACTGTTGCTTACTTCTGGCAACTATACACACTATGGATTCTAGTCAAGCTTCATGAAGCTGTCCCAGGCAGGAGGTACAACAGATATGTGGAGCTTGCGCAAGCTGCATTTG GTGAAAAACTGGGAGTGTGGCTAGCTCTTTTCCCAACTATTTATCTTTCGGCGGGCACAGCGACTGCATTGATACTTGTTGGAGGGGAGACTATGAAGCTCTTTTACCAAATAGTGTGCGGACCCCTCTGTTTGCCGAGTCCTATTTCGACGGTCGAGTGGTACTTGGTATTCACATCCTTATCAGTCATCCTTTCCCAGCTCCCGAATCTCAACTCGATCGCTGGGGTTTCTCTTATTGGTGGTGCCACAGCGATAATGTATTGTACAATGTCATGGGTTCTCTCTGCCAGCCAGCAGAGGCCGTCGACAGTCTCTTATGAGCCAGCAAAATACACTTCTTTTGGTTCATCCTTGTTCTCTACCATGAATGCTCTTGGAATAATAGCCTTTGCGTTCCGGGGACACAATCTTGCATTAGAAATACAG GCGACAATGCCGTCGACTTTCAAACACCCTGCACATGTGCCTATGTGGCGCGGGGCCAAAGCTGCATATCTTCTGATTGCAATGTGCATCTTTCCAGTTGCCATTGGAGGTTACTGGGCCTACGGAAACATGGCAAGTACTTCAATCATTTTACTCCACATTCATCATCCTGTCGTGCTGCATCTAAGAATCATTGGACCTTCTGTTCGTTGTTTCTCATGCCTGCAGATACCACCAGGGGGGATCCTTACCGCCCTCTACGTTTTCCACAGCCATGACATCTCACGTGGGCTCCTCGCAGCGACGTTCCTCCTCGTCGTGTTCAACTGCCTCAGCAGCTTCCAGATATACTCCATGCCCGTTTTCGACAGCTTTGAGGCCTACTACACAGGTCGCACCAACCGGCCCTGCTCGGTCTGGGTCCGGTCGGGGTTCAGGGTCTTCTACGGCTTCATCTCGCTCTTCATCGGCATAGCTCTGCCGTTCCTCTCCAGCCTTGCCGGCCTGCTGGGCGGCCTGACGCTGCCGGTGACCTTCGCATACCCATGCTTCATGTGGATCTGTATCAAGAAGCCAGAGAAGTTTAGCTTCAGCTGGTACCTGAACTGGGGCCTCGCGCTGCTCGGCACTGCCTTCAGCGTGGCCTCCTCTGTGGGTGGTGTCTGGAGCATCGTTAACACTGGGATGAAACTCAAGTTCTTCAAACCCAACTAG